In the genome of Sardina pilchardus chromosome 14, fSarPil1.1, whole genome shotgun sequence, one region contains:
- the gzmk gene encoding granzyme K, which translates to MCTQGSVLLTGLLICIWSAFTDGAGVSIVGGKEVKAHSKPWMVSVQRSQQHVCGGVLIQDQWVLTAAHCSMSFPSLGDVTVLLGAHSLKKEKNTIRVGIERCEIPQTFNEKTKADDIMLIKLKDKVKVKKEKVKPFKLPKSYKDILPKTKCQVIGWGVTDPKVQKPKPSDTLRGVEVAIIDRDYCACLYNKNLVITEDMLCAGNKNPKHDACQGDSGGPLECNKNLVGLVSGGTGCGDPKKPGVYTRLSEKHVSWIKNIIKRQSNSTVF; encoded by the exons ATGTGTACTCAAGGTTCTGTGTTGCTTACCGGCCTCCTCATCTGCATTTGGAGTGCATTTACAG ATGGGGCAGGAGTGTCCATTGTTGGAGGAAAGGAGGTGAAGGCTCATTCCAAACCATGGATGGTGTCAGTCCAGCGGAGCCAGCAGCATGTCTGTGGAGGAGTCCTCATTCAGGACCAATGGGTTCTGACTGCTGCTCACTGTAGCatg AGTTTTCCATCCTTGGGAGATGTGACTGTCCTCTTGGGCGCTCACTCtctgaagaaagagaaaaacaccaTTCGGGTGGGAATCGAGCGCTGTGAAATCCCCCAGACTTTCAACGAGAAAACAAAAGCTGATGACATTATGTTAATCAAG CTCAAGGACAAAGTCAAGgtcaagaaagagaaagtgaaaccATTCAAACTGCCTAAATCGTACAAAGATATTCTGCCTAAAACCAAGTGCCAAGTGATTGGCTGGGGTGTAACAGACCCGAAGGTCCAAAAGCCAAAGCCATCTGACACGCTCAGAGGTGTGGAGGTGGCCATCATAGACCGTGATTACTGCGCCTGCCTCTACAACAAAAATCTAGTAATCACAGAGGACATGCTCTGTGCAGGCAACAAAAATCCAAAGCACGATGCCTGTCAG GGAGACTCTGGGGGCCCTCTAGAATGTAACAAGAATCTTGTCGGCCTTGTGTCTGGAGGAACAGGATGTGGCGATCCCAAGAAACCTGGAGTGTACACTCGCCTTTCAGAGAAACATGTGTCTTGGATCAAAAACATTATAAAAAGACAATCCAACAGCACCGTATTTTAA